The following are encoded together in the Scomber japonicus isolate fScoJap1 chromosome 20, fScoJap1.pri, whole genome shotgun sequence genome:
- the LOC128381731 gene encoding transcription factor Sox-8-like translates to MTEENKSLTDHLCSPTGSDSSFSLHGSGSESPTSSAGSDAQGAAHPDRIAHNAERGAEDERFPVCIRDAVSQVLKGYDWSLVPMPSQGERGLKTKPHVKRPMNAFMVWAQAARRKLADQYPHLHNAELSKTLGKLWRLLSETEKRPFIEEADRLRLQHKKDYPDYKYQPRRRKSSKPGQGDCRSGLVQQHHQGLYKPDPGVARLSDRTGQSHGPPTPPTTPKIDLHMGTKHESHRPIEGSVPPTGRQNIDFSNVDISELSSDVISTIDGFDVHEFDQYLPPNSRTTTVLTTPETSNGHNNPSGSFILPSIHSHSHSHSHSIPTWTPKTGTSIAMAPSSSDRHTYGIHEDSSQKPQIKTEQMSPGHYSSHSSQCSSSATPPPPHQPEYTSLGSGTCSSSTSSTSSASQSDYTDLQSSGFYSAFSGYPAGLYQYPYFHSSHRPYATPLINSLALAPPPHSPPSGWEQPIYTTLTRP, encoded by the exons ATGACAGAGGAGAACAAGTCCTTGACAGACCATCTGTGCAGCCCCACAGGCAGCGACAGCTCCTTCTCGCTGCATGGATCAGGTTCAGAGTCCCCGACTTCTTCAGCAGGGTCCGACGCGCAAGGAGCAGCGCACCCGGATAGGATTGCGCACAATGCGGAGAGAGGCGCAGAGGATGAGCGGTTTCCCGTCTGCATCCGCGACGCAGTGTCTCAGGTGCTGAAAGGTTACGACTGGTCGCTGGTGCCGATGCCCAGTCAAGGGGAGAGAGGACTGAAGACCAAACCTCATGTGAAACGACCGATGAACGCGTTCATGGTGTGGGCGCAGGCGGCACGGAGGAAGCTGGCGGACCAGTATCCTCATCTGCACAACGCTGAGCTCAGCAAGACGCTGGGGAAACTATGGCG ACTTCTCTCTGAGACTGAGAAGCGTCCCTTCATTGAGGAGGCTGATAGACTGAGGCTGCAGCACAAGAAAGACTACCCAGACTACAAGTACCAGCCTCGGAGACGCAAGAGCTCCAAACCGGGTCAGGGGGACTGCAGATCCGGCCTGGTCCAGCAGCACCACCAGGGCTTGTATAAACCAGACCCAGGGGTGGCCAGGTTGTCTGACAGGACAG GTCAGTCTCATGGACCTCCAACACCTCCTACTACCCCTAAAATCGACCTTCACATGGGGACCAAACACGAGAGCCACAGGCCTATAGAGGGTTCTGTTCCACCCACCGGCCGTCAGAACATTGACTTCAGTAATGTGGACATCTCTGAGCTTAGCAGTGATGTCATAAGCACCATAGATGGATTTGATGTCCATGAGTTCGACCAGTACCTGCCTCCCAACAGCCGCACCACCACAGTTCTAACCACGCCAGAAACCAGCAACGGACATAACAACCCCTCTGGATCATTCATCTTACCCAGCatccactctcactctcactctcactctcacagcATTCCCACGTGGACACCCAAGACCGGGACTTCCATTGCAATGGCACCATCATCTTCTGATCGTCACACCTATGGAATCCACGAGGACAGCAGCCAGAAACCTCAAATCAAAACTGAGCAGATGAGTCCAGGACACTACAGCAGCCACTCCTCCCAATGCTCATCCTCTGccacccctcctccacctcatcaACCTGAGTACACCTCCCTGGGCTCAGGCAcctgctcttcctccacctcttccacCTCTTCTGCCAGCCAGTCTGACTACACTGACCTTCAGAGCTCCGGTTTCTACAGCGCCTTTTCTGGGTACCCTGCTGGTCTGTATCAGTACCCATACTTCCACTCCTCCCACAGACCTTATGCTACACCACTTATCAACAGCCTGGCCTTGGCACCACCACCACACAGTCCTCCCTCTGGCTGGGAGCAGCCTATCTATACAACACTCACCAGGCCTTGA